The following proteins are co-located in the Triticum aestivum cultivar Chinese Spring chromosome 1A, IWGSC CS RefSeq v2.1, whole genome shotgun sequence genome:
- the LOC123043354 gene encoding uncharacterized protein isoform X1: MRGALCLAESKRKGEQNVWLYGCPTILQIHYFNSVDTGYLTIDTTKQAAVKLYSTSVVRTFIEADTFEEDGQVKYGGLKGNVACSGKAIAAGCIHYETLLYLKGKLRMSMLKADSVCHEFNGLMSKDHSNDVGMIKRRIEEHDMAQTLSRLHEWKDNDAKIESALKGKCGWSPDMPPRILEGVVVSTEDCNDIENWERKKVATGSASTDEDHDIKTVAEALAGMKAGLFGAGLSGACGSRQGTCTRTAAVNSTKQTLMVQQASSLTGEINKGVALIGDEIKTNEGTLEGDGGKQKPVLKFYVRRLAKNRDIFLDHERTNERCTVLSESVKTDEMNPILAHDAFKKNSLGGNNLSEESITAVADADIGKKRSISQINRLIEVCKRQRIAAKMDVPIISNGLSNGGLGGPGAYFLSSRKVLKDSIEQLENTKGMELRRIWIEHPIPVVLQITGTEIYAMMKPGGEVGARQFDIFRRLVYCQDKKLYAPRSILRLRKVLHLSWAVSSLRECLMVQPYRLVMK; this comes from the exons ATGCGAGGTGCCCTGTGCCTGGCAGAGTCCAAACGAAAAGGAGAGCAAAATGTTTGGCTATATGGATGCCCAACTATTTTGCAG ATACACTACTTCAACTCGGTTGATACCGGTTATCTCACCATCGATACAACAAAGCAAGCCGCGGTTAAGCTGTATTCAACTTCTGTAGTGAGAACTTTCATCGAAGCAGATACCTTCGAAGAGGATGGCCAGGTCAAGTATGGAGGCTTGAAG GGCAATGTTGCTTGTTCTGGAAAAGCTATAGCTGCCGGTTGTATACACTATGAG ACACTATTATACCTAAAAGGAAAGTTGAGAATGTCTATGTTAAAGGCAGATTCAGTATGTCATGAGTTCAACGGGCTCATGTCCAAGGATCATTCAAATGATGTTGGCATGATAAAGAGACGGATAGAAGAGCATGATATGGCACAGACTCTATCGAGGCTTCATGAATGGAAAGATAATGACGCCAAAATTGAATCAGCCTTAAAAG GTAAATGTGGATGGAGCCCAGATATGCCACCACGCATATTAGAAG GTGTGGTTGTTAGTACAGAAGACTGTAATGATATTGAAAATTGGGAAAGGAAGAAAGTTGCAACAG GATCTGCAAGTACAGATGAGGACCATGATATCAAAACAGTAGCAGAGGCACTTGCTGGGATGAAAGCAG GTTTGTTTGGTGCTGGGTTAAGTGGGGCATGTGGCTCTAGGCAAGGTACATGCACACGTACAGCTGCAGTCAATTCAACAAAGCAGACATTGATGGTACAACAAGCTAGTTCACTTACTGGAGAAATAAACAAGGGCG TTGCATTGATTGGAGATGAAATTAAAACTAATGAAGGTACACTTGAAGGAGATGGCGGAAAACAAAAACCAG TGTTGAAATTCTATGTCAGGAGATTGGCGAAAAACAGAGATATTTTTTTGGATCATGAAAGAACCAATGAAAGATGTACCGTTTTGTCTGAAAGTGTTAAGACAGACGAAATGAACCCGATACTAGCACATGACGCATTCAAGAAAAATTCTTTGG GAGGTAATAATTTAAGTGAAGAGAGCATTACAGCTGTTGCAGATGCAGATATTGGGAAGAAGAGGTCAATCTCTCAAATAAATCGACTGATTGAAG TTTGTAAACGGCAACGTATCGCCGCGAAGATGGATGTTCCAATCATATCAAATGGACTTAGCAATGGTGGGTTAGGAGGACCTGGCGCCTACTTTTTAAGCAGTAGGAAAGTACTGAAGGATTCTATAGAGCAGCTGGAGAATACAAAGGGAATGGAACTAAGGAG GATCTGGATTGAGCATCCTATACCTGTTGTGCTGCAAATTACTGGAACTGAGATATATGCAATGATGAAACCTGGAGGAGAAGTTGGTGCAAGACAATTTGATATTTTCCGTAGGCTTGTGTATTGTCAGGATAAGAAGTTATATGCTCCTAGGTCAATTTTGAGGCTGAGGAAGGTTCTTCATCTAAGCTGGGCGGTTAGTTCATT GAGAGAGTGCTTAATGGTGCAGCCGTATAGATTAGTGATGAAATAA
- the LOC123043354 gene encoding uncharacterized protein isoform X2 produces MRGALCLAESKRKGEQNVWLYGCPTILQIHYFNSVDTGYLTIDTTKQAAVKLYSTSVVRTFIEADTFEEDGQVKYGGLKGNVACSGKAIAAGCIHYETLLYLKGKLRMSMLKADSVCHEFNGLMSKDHSNDVGMIKRRIEEHDMAQTLSRLHEWKDNDAKIESALKGKCGWSPDMPPRILEGVVVSTEDCNDIENWERKKVATGSASTDEDHDIKTVAEALAGMKAGLFGAGLSGACGSRQGTCTRTAAVNSTKQTLMVQQASSLTGEINKGVALIGDEIKTNEGTLEGDGGKQKPVLKFYVRRLAKNRDIFLDHERTNERCTVLSESVKTDEMNPILAHDAFKKNSLGGNNLSEESITAVADADIGKKRSISQINRLIEVCKRQRIAAKMDVPIISNGLSNGGLGGPGAYFLSSRKVLKDSIEQLENTKGMELRRIWIEHPIPVVLQITGTEIYAMMKPGGEVGARQFDIFRRLVYCQDKKLYAPRSILRLRKVLHLSWAERVLNGAAV; encoded by the exons ATGCGAGGTGCCCTGTGCCTGGCAGAGTCCAAACGAAAAGGAGAGCAAAATGTTTGGCTATATGGATGCCCAACTATTTTGCAG ATACACTACTTCAACTCGGTTGATACCGGTTATCTCACCATCGATACAACAAAGCAAGCCGCGGTTAAGCTGTATTCAACTTCTGTAGTGAGAACTTTCATCGAAGCAGATACCTTCGAAGAGGATGGCCAGGTCAAGTATGGAGGCTTGAAG GGCAATGTTGCTTGTTCTGGAAAAGCTATAGCTGCCGGTTGTATACACTATGAG ACACTATTATACCTAAAAGGAAAGTTGAGAATGTCTATGTTAAAGGCAGATTCAGTATGTCATGAGTTCAACGGGCTCATGTCCAAGGATCATTCAAATGATGTTGGCATGATAAAGAGACGGATAGAAGAGCATGATATGGCACAGACTCTATCGAGGCTTCATGAATGGAAAGATAATGACGCCAAAATTGAATCAGCCTTAAAAG GTAAATGTGGATGGAGCCCAGATATGCCACCACGCATATTAGAAG GTGTGGTTGTTAGTACAGAAGACTGTAATGATATTGAAAATTGGGAAAGGAAGAAAGTTGCAACAG GATCTGCAAGTACAGATGAGGACCATGATATCAAAACAGTAGCAGAGGCACTTGCTGGGATGAAAGCAG GTTTGTTTGGTGCTGGGTTAAGTGGGGCATGTGGCTCTAGGCAAGGTACATGCACACGTACAGCTGCAGTCAATTCAACAAAGCAGACATTGATGGTACAACAAGCTAGTTCACTTACTGGAGAAATAAACAAGGGCG TTGCATTGATTGGAGATGAAATTAAAACTAATGAAGGTACACTTGAAGGAGATGGCGGAAAACAAAAACCAG TGTTGAAATTCTATGTCAGGAGATTGGCGAAAAACAGAGATATTTTTTTGGATCATGAAAGAACCAATGAAAGATGTACCGTTTTGTCTGAAAGTGTTAAGACAGACGAAATGAACCCGATACTAGCACATGACGCATTCAAGAAAAATTCTTTGG GAGGTAATAATTTAAGTGAAGAGAGCATTACAGCTGTTGCAGATGCAGATATTGGGAAGAAGAGGTCAATCTCTCAAATAAATCGACTGATTGAAG TTTGTAAACGGCAACGTATCGCCGCGAAGATGGATGTTCCAATCATATCAAATGGACTTAGCAATGGTGGGTTAGGAGGACCTGGCGCCTACTTTTTAAGCAGTAGGAAAGTACTGAAGGATTCTATAGAGCAGCTGGAGAATACAAAGGGAATGGAACTAAGGAG GATCTGGATTGAGCATCCTATACCTGTTGTGCTGCAAATTACTGGAACTGAGATATATGCAATGATGAAACCTGGAGGAGAAGTTGGTGCAAGACAATTTGATATTTTCCGTAGGCTTGTGTATTGTCAGGATAAGAAGTTATATGCTCCTAGGTCAATTTTGAGGCTGAGGAAGGTTCTTCATCTAAGCTGGGCG GAGAGAGTGCTTAATGGTGCAGCCGTATAG
- the LOC123043354 gene encoding uncharacterized protein isoform X6 — protein sequence MRGALCLAESKRKGEQNVWLYGCPTILQIHYFNSVDTGYLTIDTTKQAAVKLYSTSVVRTFIEADTFEEDGQVKYGGLKGNVACSGKAIAAGCIHYETLLYLKGKLRMSMLKADSVCHEFNGLMSKDHSNDVGMIKRRIEEHDMAQTLSRLHEWKDNDAKIESALKGKCGWSPDMPPRILEGVVVSTEDCNDIENWERKKVATGSASTDEDHDIKTVAEALAGMKAGLFGAGLSGACGSRQGTCTRTAAVNSTKQTLMVQQASSLTGEINKGVALIGDEIKTNEGTLEGDGGKQKPVLKFYVRRLAKNRDIFLDHERTNERCTVLSESVKTDEMNPILAHDAFKKNSLGGNNLSEESITAVADADIGKKRSISQINRLIEVCKRQRIAAKMDVPIISNGLSNGGLGGPGAYFLSSRKVLKDSIEQLENTKGMELRSKLMVA from the exons ATGCGAGGTGCCCTGTGCCTGGCAGAGTCCAAACGAAAAGGAGAGCAAAATGTTTGGCTATATGGATGCCCAACTATTTTGCAG ATACACTACTTCAACTCGGTTGATACCGGTTATCTCACCATCGATACAACAAAGCAAGCCGCGGTTAAGCTGTATTCAACTTCTGTAGTGAGAACTTTCATCGAAGCAGATACCTTCGAAGAGGATGGCCAGGTCAAGTATGGAGGCTTGAAG GGCAATGTTGCTTGTTCTGGAAAAGCTATAGCTGCCGGTTGTATACACTATGAG ACACTATTATACCTAAAAGGAAAGTTGAGAATGTCTATGTTAAAGGCAGATTCAGTATGTCATGAGTTCAACGGGCTCATGTCCAAGGATCATTCAAATGATGTTGGCATGATAAAGAGACGGATAGAAGAGCATGATATGGCACAGACTCTATCGAGGCTTCATGAATGGAAAGATAATGACGCCAAAATTGAATCAGCCTTAAAAG GTAAATGTGGATGGAGCCCAGATATGCCACCACGCATATTAGAAG GTGTGGTTGTTAGTACAGAAGACTGTAATGATATTGAAAATTGGGAAAGGAAGAAAGTTGCAACAG GATCTGCAAGTACAGATGAGGACCATGATATCAAAACAGTAGCAGAGGCACTTGCTGGGATGAAAGCAG GTTTGTTTGGTGCTGGGTTAAGTGGGGCATGTGGCTCTAGGCAAGGTACATGCACACGTACAGCTGCAGTCAATTCAACAAAGCAGACATTGATGGTACAACAAGCTAGTTCACTTACTGGAGAAATAAACAAGGGCG TTGCATTGATTGGAGATGAAATTAAAACTAATGAAGGTACACTTGAAGGAGATGGCGGAAAACAAAAACCAG TGTTGAAATTCTATGTCAGGAGATTGGCGAAAAACAGAGATATTTTTTTGGATCATGAAAGAACCAATGAAAGATGTACCGTTTTGTCTGAAAGTGTTAAGACAGACGAAATGAACCCGATACTAGCACATGACGCATTCAAGAAAAATTCTTTGG GAGGTAATAATTTAAGTGAAGAGAGCATTACAGCTGTTGCAGATGCAGATATTGGGAAGAAGAGGTCAATCTCTCAAATAAATCGACTGATTGAAG TTTGTAAACGGCAACGTATCGCCGCGAAGATGGATGTTCCAATCATATCAAATGGACTTAGCAATGGTGGGTTAGGAGGACCTGGCGCCTACTTTTTAAGCAGTAGGAAAGTACTGAAGGATTCTATAGAGCAGCTGGAGAATACAAAGGGAATGGAACTAAGGAG CAAACTCATGGTAGCTTGA
- the LOC123043354 gene encoding uncharacterized protein isoform X4, whose product MRGALCLAESKRKGEQNVWLYGCPTILQIHYFNSVDTGYLTIDTTKQAAVKLYSTSVVRTFIEADTFEEDGQVKYGGLKGNVACSGKAIAAGCIHYETLLYLKGKLRMSMLKADSVCHEFNGLMSKDHSNDVGMIKRRIEEHDMAQTLSRLHEWKDNDAKIESALKGKCGWSPDMPPRILEGVVVSTEDCNDIENWERKKVATGSASTDEDHDIKTVAEALAGMKAGLFGAGLSGACGSRQGTCTRTAAVNSTKQTLMVQQASSLTGEINKGVALIGDEIKTNEGTLEGDGGKQKPGGNNLSEESITAVADADIGKKRSISQINRLIEVCKRQRIAAKMDVPIISNGLSNGGLGGPGAYFLSSRKVLKDSIEQLENTKGMELRRIWIEHPIPVVLQITGTEIYAMMKPGGEVGARQFDIFRRLVYCQDKKLYAPRSILRLRKVLHLSWAVSSLRECLMVQPYRLVMK is encoded by the exons ATGCGAGGTGCCCTGTGCCTGGCAGAGTCCAAACGAAAAGGAGAGCAAAATGTTTGGCTATATGGATGCCCAACTATTTTGCAG ATACACTACTTCAACTCGGTTGATACCGGTTATCTCACCATCGATACAACAAAGCAAGCCGCGGTTAAGCTGTATTCAACTTCTGTAGTGAGAACTTTCATCGAAGCAGATACCTTCGAAGAGGATGGCCAGGTCAAGTATGGAGGCTTGAAG GGCAATGTTGCTTGTTCTGGAAAAGCTATAGCTGCCGGTTGTATACACTATGAG ACACTATTATACCTAAAAGGAAAGTTGAGAATGTCTATGTTAAAGGCAGATTCAGTATGTCATGAGTTCAACGGGCTCATGTCCAAGGATCATTCAAATGATGTTGGCATGATAAAGAGACGGATAGAAGAGCATGATATGGCACAGACTCTATCGAGGCTTCATGAATGGAAAGATAATGACGCCAAAATTGAATCAGCCTTAAAAG GTAAATGTGGATGGAGCCCAGATATGCCACCACGCATATTAGAAG GTGTGGTTGTTAGTACAGAAGACTGTAATGATATTGAAAATTGGGAAAGGAAGAAAGTTGCAACAG GATCTGCAAGTACAGATGAGGACCATGATATCAAAACAGTAGCAGAGGCACTTGCTGGGATGAAAGCAG GTTTGTTTGGTGCTGGGTTAAGTGGGGCATGTGGCTCTAGGCAAGGTACATGCACACGTACAGCTGCAGTCAATTCAACAAAGCAGACATTGATGGTACAACAAGCTAGTTCACTTACTGGAGAAATAAACAAGGGCG TTGCATTGATTGGAGATGAAATTAAAACTAATGAAGGTACACTTGAAGGAGATGGCGGAAAACAAAAACCAG GAGGTAATAATTTAAGTGAAGAGAGCATTACAGCTGTTGCAGATGCAGATATTGGGAAGAAGAGGTCAATCTCTCAAATAAATCGACTGATTGAAG TTTGTAAACGGCAACGTATCGCCGCGAAGATGGATGTTCCAATCATATCAAATGGACTTAGCAATGGTGGGTTAGGAGGACCTGGCGCCTACTTTTTAAGCAGTAGGAAAGTACTGAAGGATTCTATAGAGCAGCTGGAGAATACAAAGGGAATGGAACTAAGGAG GATCTGGATTGAGCATCCTATACCTGTTGTGCTGCAAATTACTGGAACTGAGATATATGCAATGATGAAACCTGGAGGAGAAGTTGGTGCAAGACAATTTGATATTTTCCGTAGGCTTGTGTATTGTCAGGATAAGAAGTTATATGCTCCTAGGTCAATTTTGAGGCTGAGGAAGGTTCTTCATCTAAGCTGGGCGGTTAGTTCATT GAGAGAGTGCTTAATGGTGCAGCCGTATAGATTAGTGATGAAATAA
- the LOC123043354 gene encoding uncharacterized protein isoform X3: MRGALCLAESKRKGEQNVWLYGCPTILQIHYFNSVDTGYLTIDTTKQAAVKLYSTSVVRTFIEADTFEEDGQVKYGGLKGNVACSGKAIAAGCIHYETLLYLKGKLRMSMLKADSVCHEFNGLMSKDHSNDVGMIKRRIEEHDMAQTLSRLHEWKDNDAKIESALKGKCGWSPDMPPRILEGVVVSTEDCNDIENWERKKVATGSASTDEDHDIKTVAEALAGMKAGLFGAGLSGACGSRQGTCTRTAAVNSTKQTLMVQQASSLTGEINKGGTLEGDGGKQKPVLKFYVRRLAKNRDIFLDHERTNERCTVLSESVKTDEMNPILAHDAFKKNSLGGNNLSEESITAVADADIGKKRSISQINRLIEVCKRQRIAAKMDVPIISNGLSNGGLGGPGAYFLSSRKVLKDSIEQLENTKGMELRRIWIEHPIPVVLQITGTEIYAMMKPGGEVGARQFDIFRRLVYCQDKKLYAPRSILRLRKVLHLSWAVSSLRECLMVQPYRLVMK; encoded by the exons ATGCGAGGTGCCCTGTGCCTGGCAGAGTCCAAACGAAAAGGAGAGCAAAATGTTTGGCTATATGGATGCCCAACTATTTTGCAG ATACACTACTTCAACTCGGTTGATACCGGTTATCTCACCATCGATACAACAAAGCAAGCCGCGGTTAAGCTGTATTCAACTTCTGTAGTGAGAACTTTCATCGAAGCAGATACCTTCGAAGAGGATGGCCAGGTCAAGTATGGAGGCTTGAAG GGCAATGTTGCTTGTTCTGGAAAAGCTATAGCTGCCGGTTGTATACACTATGAG ACACTATTATACCTAAAAGGAAAGTTGAGAATGTCTATGTTAAAGGCAGATTCAGTATGTCATGAGTTCAACGGGCTCATGTCCAAGGATCATTCAAATGATGTTGGCATGATAAAGAGACGGATAGAAGAGCATGATATGGCACAGACTCTATCGAGGCTTCATGAATGGAAAGATAATGACGCCAAAATTGAATCAGCCTTAAAAG GTAAATGTGGATGGAGCCCAGATATGCCACCACGCATATTAGAAG GTGTGGTTGTTAGTACAGAAGACTGTAATGATATTGAAAATTGGGAAAGGAAGAAAGTTGCAACAG GATCTGCAAGTACAGATGAGGACCATGATATCAAAACAGTAGCAGAGGCACTTGCTGGGATGAAAGCAG GTTTGTTTGGTGCTGGGTTAAGTGGGGCATGTGGCTCTAGGCAAGGTACATGCACACGTACAGCTGCAGTCAATTCAACAAAGCAGACATTGATGGTACAACAAGCTAGTTCACTTACTGGAGAAATAAACAAGGGCG GTACACTTGAAGGAGATGGCGGAAAACAAAAACCAG TGTTGAAATTCTATGTCAGGAGATTGGCGAAAAACAGAGATATTTTTTTGGATCATGAAAGAACCAATGAAAGATGTACCGTTTTGTCTGAAAGTGTTAAGACAGACGAAATGAACCCGATACTAGCACATGACGCATTCAAGAAAAATTCTTTGG GAGGTAATAATTTAAGTGAAGAGAGCATTACAGCTGTTGCAGATGCAGATATTGGGAAGAAGAGGTCAATCTCTCAAATAAATCGACTGATTGAAG TTTGTAAACGGCAACGTATCGCCGCGAAGATGGATGTTCCAATCATATCAAATGGACTTAGCAATGGTGGGTTAGGAGGACCTGGCGCCTACTTTTTAAGCAGTAGGAAAGTACTGAAGGATTCTATAGAGCAGCTGGAGAATACAAAGGGAATGGAACTAAGGAG GATCTGGATTGAGCATCCTATACCTGTTGTGCTGCAAATTACTGGAACTGAGATATATGCAATGATGAAACCTGGAGGAGAAGTTGGTGCAAGACAATTTGATATTTTCCGTAGGCTTGTGTATTGTCAGGATAAGAAGTTATATGCTCCTAGGTCAATTTTGAGGCTGAGGAAGGTTCTTCATCTAAGCTGGGCGGTTAGTTCATT GAGAGAGTGCTTAATGGTGCAGCCGTATAGATTAGTGATGAAATAA
- the LOC123043354 gene encoding uncharacterized protein isoform X5, which produces MRGALCLAESKRKGEQNVWLYGCPTILQIHYFNSVDTGYLTIDTTKQAAVKLYSTSVVRTFIEADTFEEDGQVKYGGLKGNVACSGKAIAAGCIHYETLLYLKGKLRMSMLKADSVCHEFNGLMSKDHSNDVGMIKRRIEEHDMAQTLSRLHEWKDNDAKIESALKGKCGWSPDMPPRILEGVVVSTEDCNDIENWERKKVATGSASTDEDHDIKTVAEALAGMKAGLFGAGLSGACGSRQGTCTRTAAVNSTKQTLMVQQASSLTGEINKGGTLEGDGGKQKPGGNNLSEESITAVADADIGKKRSISQINRLIEVCKRQRIAAKMDVPIISNGLSNGGLGGPGAYFLSSRKVLKDSIEQLENTKGMELRRIWIEHPIPVVLQITGTEIYAMMKPGGEVGARQFDIFRRLVYCQDKKLYAPRSILRLRKVLHLSWAVSSLRECLMVQPYRLVMK; this is translated from the exons ATGCGAGGTGCCCTGTGCCTGGCAGAGTCCAAACGAAAAGGAGAGCAAAATGTTTGGCTATATGGATGCCCAACTATTTTGCAG ATACACTACTTCAACTCGGTTGATACCGGTTATCTCACCATCGATACAACAAAGCAAGCCGCGGTTAAGCTGTATTCAACTTCTGTAGTGAGAACTTTCATCGAAGCAGATACCTTCGAAGAGGATGGCCAGGTCAAGTATGGAGGCTTGAAG GGCAATGTTGCTTGTTCTGGAAAAGCTATAGCTGCCGGTTGTATACACTATGAG ACACTATTATACCTAAAAGGAAAGTTGAGAATGTCTATGTTAAAGGCAGATTCAGTATGTCATGAGTTCAACGGGCTCATGTCCAAGGATCATTCAAATGATGTTGGCATGATAAAGAGACGGATAGAAGAGCATGATATGGCACAGACTCTATCGAGGCTTCATGAATGGAAAGATAATGACGCCAAAATTGAATCAGCCTTAAAAG GTAAATGTGGATGGAGCCCAGATATGCCACCACGCATATTAGAAG GTGTGGTTGTTAGTACAGAAGACTGTAATGATATTGAAAATTGGGAAAGGAAGAAAGTTGCAACAG GATCTGCAAGTACAGATGAGGACCATGATATCAAAACAGTAGCAGAGGCACTTGCTGGGATGAAAGCAG GTTTGTTTGGTGCTGGGTTAAGTGGGGCATGTGGCTCTAGGCAAGGTACATGCACACGTACAGCTGCAGTCAATTCAACAAAGCAGACATTGATGGTACAACAAGCTAGTTCACTTACTGGAGAAATAAACAAGGGCG GTACACTTGAAGGAGATGGCGGAAAACAAAAACCAG GAGGTAATAATTTAAGTGAAGAGAGCATTACAGCTGTTGCAGATGCAGATATTGGGAAGAAGAGGTCAATCTCTCAAATAAATCGACTGATTGAAG TTTGTAAACGGCAACGTATCGCCGCGAAGATGGATGTTCCAATCATATCAAATGGACTTAGCAATGGTGGGTTAGGAGGACCTGGCGCCTACTTTTTAAGCAGTAGGAAAGTACTGAAGGATTCTATAGAGCAGCTGGAGAATACAAAGGGAATGGAACTAAGGAG GATCTGGATTGAGCATCCTATACCTGTTGTGCTGCAAATTACTGGAACTGAGATATATGCAATGATGAAACCTGGAGGAGAAGTTGGTGCAAGACAATTTGATATTTTCCGTAGGCTTGTGTATTGTCAGGATAAGAAGTTATATGCTCCTAGGTCAATTTTGAGGCTGAGGAAGGTTCTTCATCTAAGCTGGGCGGTTAGTTCATT GAGAGAGTGCTTAATGGTGCAGCCGTATAGATTAGTGATGAAATAA